A region of the Lycium barbarum isolate Lr01 chromosome 1, ASM1917538v2, whole genome shotgun sequence genome:
GATTCTGAATTCGGTTATAAATTCTTCAATTTTTAGAAACAAagcttacatatttgaaaactgcaTGAAAAGAAATACAAGTCAACATTGGTAGTGAgtcaaaatattaaaaaaaaaaaaaacgtttgaGAAAATAGTAGAAGGGAATATTAAGGATTAACATTAGTTTTAGTAAACAATATAATATCTGATGATTTTTTTTAGTCTAGCTATGAGTTAATAGTGAAGGAATTTTACTTCCATCCGAAGGTTACGGAAGTTGTTTTCTCCCTTTTGGTGGAAAGTATTATCGTGAATAATATTTCAGCCAACAAAACATCAAAAATGAGGGATTCATTTGTCTATAAAtatttattcaaaattttaaatgaGTGTTTTTCTATCAAATTAGTTgattatttcaacttcaaatttgaaATATGAAATTTGAAGCTTGAACGGCGTGAAGTTTTGGGAGTTTTTCAAGTTTTTACTCACAAAATTTCAACTGAAATttcatgcacaaacacaactttATATACCAGGATCGTTGGCAAGAGCTATAGCAGCTTACCATGCAATTGATTTTGAAACATATGCCCTTTTTCAACTTTACTataaatactactccctccgtttcaatttatgtgaacctatttgactgggcacgacatttaagaaagagtgaagacttttgaaacttgtggttcaaaataagtcttaaatatttgtgtggctgtaaatcatttcatagagtgaatttgtttccaaactaggaaagaagtcattcattttgacacggactaaaaaagaaatagattcacataaactgaaacagagggagtactttttttttcaaatatcaacAGATTCAATATGTCCAAGCTCCAACTTATTTTTAGAATGTTTCCCCAAAACATATTTTCCATTATTACCAAACATACCCTTATAATACCATCATTACCTTAGTTTCATGAGAAATTTGCAGTGTAGAGTTTCCATTGAGCTGAAAGCTGGAATACACAACTTCAACACCTTCCTTATGGCATAATCGAATGATGTTATTAAAAGTGGCTAAACTATCAAGGCCAGTTATCAGAACCACGACCATGTTTGGGCCCATTTCATGGAATTCGATCTGAGGGGGTGACTTAGTTATCTTTGTGCTCATTTTCAATTGTTCCaagtgcttcttcttcttctccaattTCTTATCTAAGCTAGCTATGTACTTCTCTGCTGCATGTACTTGATCAGGCACTGCCACTGTGTCCTGCAGCACTCAAATTTTAAACGATGCATATAGAAGAAATATACATGCATGTAGATTGTCAGATTCAGGATTTGACGTTTATGGGTTATGGATTCTAGTTCTTTTTGAGTTGCTAGCTAGGtcctaaataaataaaaagttaaGACAAATACTAGCTTTTTTAAGCTTTATGACTTCAACTTTTAAGGTTGATTAATTattgtttatgtatatataatagatgttgaatccccttgGCTTCTTCGCGTGCTTACTTTATTATACTTTGAACcccccttagtgaaaatcttaGCTCCGTCACAAATTGAACCCgtcatatttttaaagttatggatTCATATCCTTCATTTATTACAATTTTAGtagatttttatatataaatttataCTCTGTGCTAAAAATACTGGATTCATATGAAGTTATGAACCCACCACCCATAAACTGCATCCGCTCTGGAGGCTGGCCTCCGCATGCATGCAAATGATATTAGCCAAAAGCAAGTGATCATTATTCCTAACGAAAATAATTGGATGCATGCATGATCTCACTCATAAGAGTTGGATGGTGATGGAACAATGATCTCATCTAGAGGCGGATTTAGAATTTTAggtggttcaatttttttttttttttttttttataatcattGAACCTTTTACTCTTTTAAAAGTTATGAATTCAGAATTTAGTGATTTCACACATGCACACACAGACACATTGCTTCTGTGAATAAAAGATGTTCAAGCTCAGTTGAAACCGTACCTTCTTATATAACTAGATGTGCCACTAATTCAGAAAAGTTAGGTGTCgaacgaagagagagagagagatcaattttctgaaaattttagTCTAGCGGTTACGAACTTTAAAGCAATAGCAGATATAGATTATTTTTAACGCTTAGGCCTATTTTCAACCTATTTTAACCCCTGCTTATTATTAACTCTCAGGGCTATTTTCAACCCATTTTAATCCGTGCTTATTTTAACGCTTAGGGCTATTTTCAACTCATTTTAACCCGTGATTATTTTTAATGCTTAGGGTATTTTCAACCAATACAAATTTTAATCCATAATActtttaaccttattttttcaaccATGACAAATAATAATCACTCTTTAAATGTCTCACAAATTTTCACTGGTCAAAGCTATCATATTTGGTCAGTGAAGATGaagttaaaaaaatttaaaatgtgTAAGAATAATTCTCTTCCGCttgaaaataaaagttgcacAATTACTTTCAACCGATGGAATTTAAAAATTGTCACTGAGAAATACTTGAAGCATGTAATGAAAAAATGCAAGAAAGTTgagttcaagaagaagaagaagaaaggctCATGTTATCGATGTGTGCAAGTTCAAAAATACTCAAAAAAGAAATCCACAAGCACAAATTGCTAGATTCGAAATTAAGGAGGAACAATTGTTCTAGATTGCTACAACAGAAGCAAGGAAGAGTGTTGGATTTTGCATCTGTTACTGCTACAATTTTCTAGAATAATTAATTGTTTAGTTGTAGAAGAAGTTTAATAGTTAATTTAGTATAATATTCAGTTTTTTAGTTTTAGTAATAATCTAATACTTTTGATGTAGGAGAGAGTCTACtactctatttatatgcctataTAAAGGCTTATGATATTAAAATTTATATGAGACAGTTTTTATTCATATTTCTACCTCGTTGTTTGCATCTTTCTCCAAAAAACCATAATAGTTTACCACTCACATGTTCAAGGTTTTGCAGTATTTCGGTATAGGACATGAATATATACGTACGAAACTACTAAAttttaataaatataatattttgaaCTCATAATAATTTCAAAACCTCGATGAATTCAGTAGTaagaaatttaaaaaacaaaccTTAGACGAGGAGGCCTAAGCAGGGAGCATGGAATATAGCTGGTTAATGAGATACTTCATATAAATCCTTCTATGTTTCTCCACATACTTCCTCTCCAATTTTGGACCTGCCTTAGCTGATTTAGACCTCCGGCTACTTTCCCTTTTTTTCTGTTGAGTACTAGGCATTTTTAGAAACTTTTTTCTAGGTGTTTCTTGTAAACTTTTTGCCTATTCATTAGTACTACTTTAGTTCCCAATAAATAACTCCTTTTATACGTTCCACCAAACCGTTCTCTCTTGGGGGTCAGCAAAACCATGATGCATTAAAACTATAAGCTAGTGATGTCACCAATTAGAACATCATGTAGTTGTCATATTTCTTATTCTCCCCTCAATAAAATCAAAATTTGAAATATATGGTTTCCTAACAACGACTTCAGGGTAACGCTATAGGATAATAAATGAGTTCACAAAAGGCTACCGAGTCCTATCACCTATGTTATTATGTACTACTCCTGTACTCCATTAAAGTTACGAGCTGCTATCACTCTATGACTAATCTGATTTGGAATATTTCCACAAGATGGACATGATACCCAATCACCTTGCTAGTAAAAAGCAGCTACAGTATATATAATTTACATATATTTGTAATTTTATTAATCATGCATTTTTCTAGTTGGAGTGGAAAAAGATTTTCACCCTTTGCACTTGGAGTTGACGTACTTATTatgaaagttgaaacacatgcGTTTTAGTCTTTAGTCTTTCTTTTTGTCTTTTTTGTTTTAGTCTTTAGTCtttcttttttgtcttttttattatttttggatgttgttgaattatatcACGCGCAGAGGCGAGAATTATATTGAACAGTATAGGAATCTAGCTACTTTAGATTATTATTGCTCAAGTGCGTGTGAAAACCTTTTTGTTTTACAAGTTAGCTTTCAAAACTCTAAGGATGTTTCtcgtaaaaaatatttttctgaaACATAAGTAATTTTCTTACTTAGTATAGTTAAAAGAGTAATTAAATCTAATATTGGTTAGAGGTTTGGTCCATGTACCCCTCTAACATATGTAACATTTTGTGCATCAATAGACATGGTACTATGGTAGGGGTCAAGCCTAACCCCCCACTCCTAAGGGATCACAACCTAAGGAGAtggcttattaaaaaaaaaattaaatctaatatatacataatagatgATATAGTCCATGAAGTAAAATACTCAATTCATCCGACTCCTATGTCAAATTTACTTATAAGACGACTTTTAATAATAAGATTGACGTGGCTCGGGCAAAATGATACTTATGCACATAGGTCAAAATGTCATATACGTATTTCTTCCTAGGGGTCTTGTGGGAGTGGCCCACTTTGAATTCctggtgatgtcttttggtcTGACTAATTAATGCACCCGctgcatttatggatttgatgaatcgaatGTTCAAATTTTTCCTTGATCGTTTCATTATTTTCTTTAGTGATGATATTCTTGTGTATTTGAAAAGTCGTGAGGAACATGCAGGTCACTTGAGAATCAGAGGCAGATTCAGGATTTAAAGTGTGTGGGTTCCTAATAAATTTTTATTCATATACAGTAATAACTAGGAACGGCAAGCgagcgggtcgggtcgggtcggatCGGATTAGATATGAGCGAGTAAAAAATGACTTAACCAAAAACAAATAACATATCCGATCCGCCCATATTTAACACGAATAACAAATGGATTAATCGAGGGATAATATGAATGTGACTTCAGGAATATTACTCAGGTGAAAACACAAGCTAAAAACTAAAATAAGCTTTAACTTCGAGaaagcaagaactcatgaaaaataaCAAGCAGACAAATGAGTATTAATAATATGAATATCCATTTTTTAGTGGATAATATCGATAATAGTCATATTTGatccattttaaaaaaataggTTATCCAACTCATATTCAATGGTTATATTAGatagttactttttttttttttatccatttCGCCAGTGCTAGTAATAATTAAAAAAACGATTATTGTATTCAATATATATATTTGCAAATTAACAAACCACTTAAACAAAACATATATTTTTGCAAGAGGTGGGGCATGACATGGTtaattgaaaaattaaaaaattgtaacattactatataatataagagcaaatgtgaggacttttgtagtcctcacaataatttcccaactttttaaaaactttttaattaattacttttaggtcctaattttatttatttaagtcaattttttgattttttatttttaaggtctacttttcaaaagataTCGAACCTGAggatttttgtagtcctcacaataatttccaatttttttaaatttttttaattaattacttttaggtcctaatcttatttatttaagtcaatttttttgttttttgtttttatggtctacttttcaaaagctatcgaacctcctacctcatttttcatgttctttggttttctggttggtgctcgatatccgcatttgagcccaattaatccagataattcgcactgtatcgcgcctcttcggggggagcgcttcctctaaagattttttccatatccatgttcgaacccctaatccctaattaagagaggagcagctccatccgctgcacaagttaaattatgtatttatcttaaaagttcattaactatgtatagattatttatttagaactaaataacttcagaaaattaggatacataagttataaatgtcaaattctggctccacatttgatttgaagtaaataatttcatcaaaatggaagttaaaatattaaaggagtggaatgaaaaattttctttcatataactacccattTGTGGAACTACAATgagtatatggttgttgttgttgttgttgtacacttgtattaacacaaattatatttctttagttaaaatatctacttttatacccgagcctcacataactagtaatATAAGAGAAACTAAAGTAAAAGAATGAGAAATTATTGGGATGCGTGTGGGGTTTTCATTCGGCTGGTGTAGTGTTTTAATTtgtagaaaacaaaaaaaaaaatagaaaagaactTAGGCGAGGCCAACGAGGTCTGAACGCTTGCCTAACAATGGAGCAAATTCTTAACTGTGTTCCATTTCGCCACGGAGCTGTCTGCTCGTTTCGGTAGGGGGTTCTAGGAGGAATTCTATATCACTTTAACAATTTTTCTATATAAATATACAATCTCGACAAAAGTTAGTGTCGGGTGTGGGTTCCCGAGAACCCACACTCGACACTGTAGATCCACCCCTGTTGAGAATAACCTTGAAGGCACTTGAGGAGAACAACATTTATGCAAAATTTCCTAAGTGTGACTTCTGGCTAAACCCTCTGGCTTTTCTTGGGCCATGTGATGCCTAACGAGGGTGTTAAGGTTGATCCTCAGAAAATTTCGTCTGTTAAGGACTGGCTGAGACCCACAAGTGCGACGGGTATTCATAACTTCTTGGGTTTGGAAAGTTATGACCAGAAGTTCGTGGAAGGTTTCTCATCTATAGCCGCACCACTGACGAACCTAACTCAAAAGACTGCTAAGTTCCAATGGCCGGAAGCTTGTGAAAAGATCTTTCAAGAGCTTAAggcaaggttgacttcggctcctgtCTGACTCTACCTTCAGAGTCTGGTGGCTATGTattctattgtgatgcttccagaatTGGGTTAGGTTGCGTGTTGGTGCAAAATGgaaaggtgattgcgtacgcttcatGACAGTtgaagaaacatgagaagaattatttGAACCATGATTTGGAATTAGCTGATGTGGTTTTTGCTTTAAAGATTTGGCGTCATTACTTATACGGAGAGCATTGTGATGTCTTCACTAATCACAAGAgcttgcaatatatcttcaaacagaaagagttaaatctccgacagaggagatggttagagttgttTAAAGATTACGACTTGAACATCTTGAATCATCCTGGTAAAGTGAATGTTGCTGCTGATGCTTTTAGCCTGAAGTCTATGGGTACGTTAGCATATTTGCATGCTCAGGATATGCCGATAGGCAGGGAAATTCAAAGACTTGCTAGACTTGGAGTTCAACTCAATGAAACTGAGGATGGGGAGTTAGTGGGAATCCCGCAAGCACGGTCTGATATTGTGGAAAGAATTAAGTCCAAGCAATATAAAGATGGACTTCTGGTGAAACTgtgagatggagtggaaaggggtgagtaatCTTCATTCACCGTCGGAGCGGATGAAGATGTTTTAAGATTTCATGGGCacttatgtgtccctgatgttgaTGGTCTCTGACAAGAGTTGATAGTGGAAGCGCATAGCTCTAAATACACTGTGCATtcgggatccaccaagatgtataaagATTTAaagcaacactattggtggaagagcatgaaggtcgATATCTCTAACTTTGtagctaagtgtttgaactgccaacaggtgaaagctgaacatcaaaggcttGGTTGTTTGGCTCAAAATATTGAGATTCcccaatggaagtgggagatggtTAATATGGACTTTGTCGTGGGTTTACCCCGCACGAGGGCCAAgttcgattctatttgggtgatcgtggatagactcaccaagtctcCTCATTTTCTTCCGGTGACAATAACAAATACTGTGGCGCATTATGCCAAGTTATATTTTAAGGAAATAGTTAGATTGCATAGGGTTCCGACATCCATCATAACTGACAGATGTACGCAATTCACGACTCATTTCTGGAAATCATTCCAAAAAGGTTTGGGAGCTCGAGTGAACTTGAGCATTGTTTTTTATCCTCAGATAGACAGATAGGTAGAGAGAAATATAAAAACTCTTGAAgacatgttacgagcatgtgcaattgattttggaggtaattgggatgaacatATACCTTTTGTGGAATTTGTGTCCAACAATAGTTATCAaacgagtattcagatggctccgtatgaaacACATTATGGGAGGCGTTGTAGATATCCTATTGGGTGGTTTAGATTTGTTGGGCTCTGACTCAGTGCAACGACTCAAGGCAGTTTAGAGtcgacaaaagtcttatacagatATGAGGCGCCACGAGCTAGAGTTTGCTGTTGGTGGCAAGGTCTTCTtcaaagtgtcaccaatgaatgAAGTGATAAGGTTTGGTataaagggtaagcttagccatCGTTTTAttggcccttatgagattgttaaGATAATTAGAAAGGTGGCTTAGAAGTTGAAGTTACCATCTGAGATGGCCATTATCCATCCTGTGTTTCACATTTCAATGTTGAGATTTCATAAACCCGATCATTCTCATGTCTTATctcatgaagagattgaaatcaACGAAgggttgtcttatgaagaagaaccagttcagatCTTAGATCgacaagttagaaggttgaggacAAAAGATGTGGCTTTAGTGAAAGTCCTGTGGCGAAATCATAATACTGAAGAAGCAACTTGGGAAGTAGAGGAGGACATGAATAAGAGATACCCTCACCTATTTCCTATTACAGGTATTTGTTGAACTTTCCTGTTATTGAATCCTTGCGAAGGTATAGGTTGAAGTGTGAATTCTTTCTTTTGTGTTCTAGCTCAAATGATTTGGTTGTGGGGATATTTGTGAGGACCATTTCATTTATTTGGGTGGTTAGTATTTATGTGGCCCTTGAAGATAGATTGTCTTGTAAGAGAACTCTAGAGATTCTGAGAAATTTGAGGCTTAGTGAAGATCttaggccatgactttcattcggggacaaATGATCCCGAAGGGGAGGGAAAGGATGGGGGTGTGAGATAATGTAACACTCGGTGAATCCAGGTTTAGTGTGAATGTGTTTAATTGGTGTTAATATAGAAATTTATTTATGTGAATCCCTTCAGGGTGAAATTGGGTACAAGATAGTCATTTTAGAAGTCAAACCAAGTaatgaagttcgtaagagttcttaaaTTCGTCTATGTTTCGGTATGTCTGACTTATAGGCCAATTATGTAAAAATAAGTTGAGAATTTCggaattttttttaatgaaatttgTAGGGATTTTAAATACCTTTCTAACCATATATAGCGGAGCTCAAACAGAGCTTTGTTCTAGAAGTTATACCCATTTACTGAAAGTCGTCAGTGTAGTGGAAAGCAAGGCGTGCGCGGCGCCCTGCGCGTCTTGGGGCACGGCGTGCCAGGCCAAATTTCCaaaaaaactcaaaattttgacacCGTTGAAAAATATACCGTGTACGGCGTGGGCCGCGACTCCCCACGCTCCGCGCCAGGCTATTTTATCAATGAAGGGATTTTTCgcgaattttataaaagcctaacttcatAAAACCTTTCCCCACTTCGTTTTGGCCAGCTTTTTTAGAGAAAACAATCCTAaggcttccccaaaacatataagttACGATCTTGATCAATTCTCATCATTACAACATCAATataacatcaaattaacactagttcatccttCAAACCCGTAGTTTCTTGAAAACagaagaaagagaaattgaaggagACATTGGGAAACTTCTTAAAGGTATGTTCTTTTATACTTACTGAAATTATTTAGAGGATTTGGAATAGTGTAGGGTATTGGAAGCAATAAAAATCCATAGGGGgattcaagaacaagatttaaAGATTAGAAAAAGCCCTAGTTTCCGAAATTGAAGGAAAACTCATAGAAGCGATTAAAGTTCTAACCTTTATCGTCTAAATCTACTGtagatgttgacacccaattttgtcccgccttcctccaaaatatctatttacgcttctagtatttttgacaactttaaaaataattatttatactttactacaattattagcttttattaataccggtgtttcattatcctattgtagtcactgttgttattatttttattttattaccgttactactaccactattattattattattattattattattattattattattattattattatcattattattttattatcattattaccattattattataatttgcattataatcatttcagcatttttaccaccttatgcacacgcatcgcatttatgtTGCGtagttaaataatagcgtttatttactgatattatcgcacgaccattacgacgtcatataattttattttttatccgagcactgataaatacatacttttataataggtaatatttttaattaaaatagatcttttatgcaaatttagaagcccaaaatagCACAAGAAGTAAATATATTTTTAGCCCATCCTCCCCAATCAACTTATAAGcatttttcggaccagcccatatttttaaaTCAGCAACCCGGCCGGCCCATATTTTTAATTCACTCAGCCCACTACCATTAATGACCCAGTCCATCAACCTCTTAAACCCGGTGACCCGACCCGAGTCCCTCAACAAAATGAACCATTAGGTTTTCATCTCTTCttcgtccccccccccccccccccccgctcctctctcttcacatgctctctctctctcctcacaAAAATGGTGAAGTCGCAGACCCATTTCGCCTTCCCTAGTCCATGCATGGCCGATTCGGGAATGAAAACTAATGCCTTGTACCTTCCATCATCCTGGTCAAGGTTGAAGAGGCGAGTTCCTCTCTCTGTTTTCTTTGGCTTTTTCCTTCGATCTGAAATCACCTTAATGGGTTTTGGCCATTTGTGAATTCAAAATCCGTCTCTTTTATCCGTTCCTTTGATTTTCGAGTACAAATTTTAATGGatttttgtcttcttcttctggGTTTTCTGATTGACGACAGAAAGAAAGACTTCCCAACGTCTTTGATTTGAAAAGATTTTCGACCAGAAATCCCGCCCAATCTTTGAACCCTAGAAAAAACCCTAGACGTTTCCTATATATAATCCTTTCTTGAGTTATTTGAGGAGGTTCTGGAGTCGCAAAAAATTCCCTAAAGAAAGAG
Encoded here:
- the LOC132627378 gene encoding uncharacterized protein LOC132627378; this translates as MPNEGVKVDPQKISSVKDWLRPTSATGIHNFLGLESYDQKFVEGFSSIAAPLTNLTQKTAKFQWPEACEKIFQELKRRWLELFKDYDLNILNHPGKVNVAADAFSLKSMGTLAYLHAQDMPIGREIQRLARLGVQLNETEDGELVGIPQARSDIVERIKSKQYKDGLLVKL